The Pseudomonas fragi DNA window AATGCCCTTGGAGGTCAGGTGATCAACGGTTTCCTGCACCTGCTGCTTGGTGAAGCAGAACGCTACGCAAGACTGCGGGCGGAAGTGGCCCAGCACCTTGGTCACAGCGCTCATGCGCTCTTCAGGCGAGATTTCGTAGAAGCGTTGTTCAATTTGGCTGTCAGTGTGCAGCGCCTCGGCTTTTACCTGCTGAGGGTTGCGCATGAACTTGGACGACAGCTGCTTGATACCGGCCGGATAGGTGGCCGAGAACAGCAGGGTCTGGCGACGCTCCGGGGTTTTGACAATGATGTCTTCGATGGCGTCATAGAAGCCCATGTCGAGCATGCGGTCAGCTTCGTCCAGTACCAGGGTGTTCAGGCCGTCCAGTACCAGCGAACCTTTGCGCAAGTGCTGCTGGATACGGCCCGGGGTGCCGACGATGATGTGTGCGCCGTGTTCCAGCGAACCGATCTGCGGGCCGAACGACACGCCGCCGCACAGGGTCAGCACCTTGATGTTGTCTTCGGCGCGGGCCAGACGGCGGATTTCCTTGGCAACCTGGTCAGCCAGTTCGCGGGTCGGGCAAATCACCAGGGCCTGGCAGCCGAAGAAGCGCGGGTTGATCGGGTTCAGCAGGCCGATGCCGAAGGCGGCAGTTTTGCCACTGCCGGTCTTGGCCTGGGCGATCAGGTCCATGCCTTTGAGGATCACCGGCAAGCTCTGCGCCTGAATCGGCGTCATCTGGGCATAACCGAGGGAGTCGAGGTTAGCCAGCATGGCGGCGGACAGAGGCAGAGTATTAAAAGCGGTGGCAATGGTGGTCACGGGACTGGCCTGCAAAACAAAATGTCGCGCAGTGTACCAGTCCCATGCCCTTTGCCTGAACATTCTGGACGAGATGTCATCCAGTTCTGCTTAAAAAGCAGCTTAATGTTCCAGCTCATGCTCCGAGTTGGCCTTGGGTTTACGCCCGTCCTGGGGTGACAATTGCAGGAAAATCGCCGCTGCCAGCATGGCCATGATCCCCACTGTGAGGAAGGTCAGCTGGAACGCGCCCAGTACGGTGTCTACGCCATCGCTGCCACCATCCCCGGTAAAACCGCCGAGCAATGCCCCGGCGCAGGCCACGCCCAGGCTCAAGGACAGCTGCGCCACCACCGACAGCAAGCTGTTGCCGCTGCTGGCGCTGGCGTCGTCGAGGTCGATCAGGGTCACGGTATTCATGGCGGTGAACTGCAACGAGTTGATCGCCCCCAGCACGGCCAACATAGACAGCAACAGCGGGTAAGGCGTGTGTTCGGTCACCAGGCCCATGCTGGCCAGCATCAGGCCCAGGGCGAAGGTGTTGGCCGTCAGCACCGTGCGATAGCCCACGCGTTCGATCAGCGGCCTTGCCACCCATTTGGCCAGCATCGCAGCCGCGGCCAGTGGCAGCATGCTCATCCCGGCCTGCGACGGGGAATAGCCCAGCGCGACCTGCAACAGCAGCGGCACCAGAAACGGCAGGGCGCCGCTGCCCAGGCGGGCGAACAGGTTACCGAGGATGCCCACCGCGAAGGTCTTGGTTTTAAACAGCACCGGGGAGAACAGCGGGTTGCTGATATTGCCCGCGCGCAGCCAGTACGCTGCCAGGCACGCCATGCCCGCAAACAGCAGCAGCATCACCCGCAGGTGGGGCATATGCAGCTCGCCCAGGCCTTCCATGGCAATGGTGATAAACACCATCGCCGCGCCAAACAGCACAAAACCCAGGCCGTCGAAACGGGTACGTTCGCTGCCGCGCAAATCCGGAATGAAGTGCCATACCGCCCAGCAGCCGAGGATGCCCACCGGCAGGTTGATCAGGAAGATCCAATGCCAGCTCAGGTACTGCACCATCCAGCCGCCCATCGTGGGGCCGATCAGCGGGCCGAGCAGGCCGGGGATGGTGATAAAGCCCATGATCCGCACCAGCTCCGAGCGCGGGTAGGCCTTGAGCACCACCAGCCGGCCGATGGGCAGCATCAGGGCGCCCCCCAGGCCCTGGATGATCCGTGCGCCGATCAGCTCGTTGAGGGTGCCGGAGAGGGCACAGAGCAACGAGCCAAAGCTGAACAGCAGGATGGCGCTGAAGAAAATTTTCTTGGTGCCGAAGCGGTCGGCGATCCAGCCCGAGGCGGGGATCAGCAGGGCCACGGTGAGCATGTAGGCAACGATCACGCCCTGCATGCGCAGCGGGTTTTCCTTCAGGTCGAGGGCCATGTCGGGCAGGGCAGTGTTGAGGATGGTGCCATCGAGCGACTGCATGAAAAACGCGATGGCCACCACCCACGGCAACCAGCGCAGGGTTTCAGGGCTTAGAACCGGGCGTACGGGCATAGGACCTCTTTGTTATTGGATGTGCCTGATGTTCGTAGCAGCTGCCGCAGGCGGCGTCCGGTTGCGCAGCAATCGTAAAACCTGAGAGCACGGTCTGGCAGGATGACCGAGCAACTTGAAATTACGACGACTGCGTCGTCGAACGCAGCCTGCGGCAGCTGCTACAAGACCGGGTTACAGCGTCAGCGTGAGCTTTTTGATCAGCGCTCCCGGCAGCAGGTTTGACGCCGTCTGGCGCTGGTCGTAGGTGCTGGCCGACAGCAGCAGCTCGCGCTCGGCGGTCAGTGCTTCCAGTTGCGAACCCAGCAGACTATAGACGCTGTCATCAAACCGCATGGTGTTGACCGGGGCCTTTATCTCGCCGTTCTCGACCCAGAAGGTGGCAAAGCGGGTCATGCCGGTCAGGCGCGCGGCCGGCTGGTCCGAGTAGTTCAGGTACCACAGGTTGCTGATATACAGCCCGGTGCCCAACTGCTTGAGGATGTCAGCCTGTTCCAGCGTCCCTGCCGCCATTGCCAGCGCGCTCGGTGCTTCGTGTTCCGGCGCGCCGTTGACCTCAAGGCCATACTCGGCGGCACTGCGCGAACTCACCAGTTGCTGCTCGGCCTTGCCGTGCTTGACCAGCGACAAGTCCTGACGCGGGTAGCCTTCGCCGGAAAAGGCCGGGCTCAGGGACTGGCTGACCTGCTCGTCAAACGACACCAGCGGGCTCAGCTGGGCATCCCCTGCGTAGAGCTTTTGCAGCGGGCTGGATTTGCTGGCCAGGGCCTGGGCCGAAAAACCACCCCAGCACAGCATGCTCATCACTTCTTCCAGCGCAGCCGGGGCCAGGTAGGCGCGGTATTCACCGGGCGCCAGGGCGTGCAGCGGGCGATCCAGAAAACCCAGTTGCTCGCGGGCCAGTTGCATGCGCCGGGCGAAACGCTCGCTGTCCCAGTCGGCCCCGGCGTAGCTGGCCTTGACCGCCTGCCCGTTACTGTG harbors:
- the mdtD gene encoding multidrug transporter subunit MdtD, yielding MPVRPVLSPETLRWLPWVVAIAFFMQSLDGTILNTALPDMALDLKENPLRMQGVIVAYMLTVALLIPASGWIADRFGTKKIFFSAILLFSFGSLLCALSGTLNELIGARIIQGLGGALMLPIGRLVVLKAYPRSELVRIMGFITIPGLLGPLIGPTMGGWMVQYLSWHWIFLINLPVGILGCWAVWHFIPDLRGSERTRFDGLGFVLFGAAMVFITIAMEGLGELHMPHLRVMLLLFAGMACLAAYWLRAGNISNPLFSPVLFKTKTFAVGILGNLFARLGSGALPFLVPLLLQVALGYSPSQAGMSMLPLAAAAMLAKWVARPLIERVGYRTVLTANTFALGLMLASMGLVTEHTPYPLLLSMLAVLGAINSLQFTAMNTVTLIDLDDASASSGNSLLSVVAQLSLSLGVACAGALLGGFTGDGGSDGVDTVLGAFQLTFLTVGIMAMLAAAIFLQLSPQDGRKPKANSEHELEH
- a CDS encoding TldD/PmbA family protein, whose protein sequence is MSTPLSQAGQFKALVEWLGKAIRPPEQFTLGYNGEASEFIRFNKGKVRQAGQVQQASLSLKLIHDGRHADVSLTLAGESNVDKHRLAEALQQLRDTLPLLPVDPYLLLNPQPWHSHAEQSQPLPDTARVLEEIRSASKGVDLVGFYASGPISYGYASSEGAFGWHQANSFNFDWSLFHSNGQAVKASYAGADWDSERFARRMQLAREQLGFLDRPLHALAPGEYRAYLAPAALEEVMSMLCWGGFSAQALASKSSPLQKLYAGDAQLSPLVSFDEQVSQSLSPAFSGEGYPRQDLSLVKHGKAEQQLVSSRSAAEYGLEVNGAPEHEAPSALAMAAGTLEQADILKQLGTGLYISNLWYLNYSDQPAARLTGMTRFATFWVENGEIKAPVNTMRFDDSVYSLLGSQLEALTAERELLLSASTYDQRQTASNLLPGALIKKLTLTL
- the dbpA gene encoding ATP-dependent RNA helicase DbpA — encoded protein: MLANLDSLGYAQMTPIQAQSLPVILKGMDLIAQAKTGSGKTAAFGIGLLNPINPRFFGCQALVICPTRELADQVAKEIRRLARAEDNIKVLTLCGGVSFGPQIGSLEHGAHIIVGTPGRIQQHLRKGSLVLDGLNTLVLDEADRMLDMGFYDAIEDIIVKTPERRQTLLFSATYPAGIKQLSSKFMRNPQQVKAEALHTDSQIEQRFYEISPEERMSAVTKVLGHFRPQSCVAFCFTKQQVQETVDHLTSKGISAVGLHGDLEQRDRDQVLAMFANRSTSVLVATDVAARGLDIDALDMVLNVELARDSEIHIHRVGRTGRAGEKGVAISLVAPSEAHRAQAIEQLQKAPLNWETLDTLTSQGGAPLLPAMSTLVIGAGRKDKVRPGDILGALTGDAGIPGAQVGKIAIFDFQAYVAVDRTIAKQAAQRLSEGKIKGRVLRVRVL